The Corylus avellana chromosome ca8, CavTom2PMs-1.0 genome has a segment encoding these proteins:
- the LOC132190741 gene encoding zinc finger BED domain-containing protein RICESLEEPER 2-like, translated as MADADVNELQLVDENTIEEYENEDEFEISLGANIDDDTCSVEAPDTATSGLVRISNTEEVTVDNASVNDLAIKRLRDVFNKRKLLVVGGRLFHVRCCAHVTNLLVKDGLTEIKPIVDCVRDGIKYLVASESRLLKFAEHASNLQLSKKKLFLDVPTRWNSTYMMLATALEFREVFPLYSYNDNVFTWVPSDEDWVKVEYVCELLEVFNRVTNIVSGSDYPTVNLFLPEVWQMKEVLQKKSNDENEYISSMARKMRIKFDKYWGECNLLMSVGAILDPRCKMMLIKFCFPKIYKDDEAKENIKFVESKMKEIYAMYVNEHNANLVEHDVHKSSSHGASSRSVISEKSEGGRDLFESFLRTTDSVQQPIKSDLDTYLEEGVFIPEKGVEFNALEWWKANTLKYRILSKVAKDILSIPITTVASESTFSAGGRVIDPHRASLAPETVKKLLCGADWVRAMYGLKRGGSVEDTDDDEMVEIDLPDGK; from the exons ATGGCGGATGCTGACGTCAATGAGTTGCAACTTGTTGATGAAAATACAATTGAGGAGTATGAGAATGAGGATGAGTTCGAAATTAGCCTAGGTGCTAATATAGATGACGACACCTGTAGTGTTGAGGCTCCTGATACTGCTACATCAGGATTGGTTAGGATTTCAAATACAGAAGAAG TCACTGTAGACAATGCAAGTGTTAATGATTTAGCAATAAAGCGGTTACGAGATGTTTTTAACAAAAGGAAATTGTTGGTTGTTGGAGGGAGGCTGTTTCATGTTAGATGTTGTGCACATGTAACTAATTTGTTGGTTAAAGATGGGTTGACCGAAATTAAGCCAATTGTTGATTGTGTTAGGGATGGTATTAAATACCTAGTTGCATCTGAGTCGAGGTTATTGAAATTTGCTGAGCATGCATCGAATTTGCAATTGTCTAAGAAAAAACTGTTTTTGGATGTGCCTACCCGTTGGAATAGTACCTATATGATGTTGGCAACTGCACTTGAGTTTAGGGAAGTTTTCCCTTTGTATAGTTATAATGATAATGTGTTTACTTGGGTGCCCTCAGATGAGGATTGGGTTAAAGTTGAATATGTGTGTGAACTCTTGGAGGTATTCAACCGGGTAACCAATATTGTTTCTGGCAGTGATTATCCGACAGTTAACTTATTCCTTCCTGAAGTTTGGCAGATGAAGGAGGTCCTACAGAAGAAATCTAATGATGAAAATGAATACATTAGTTCCATGGCACGCAAAATGAGAATCAAGTTTGATAAATATTGGGGTGAGTGTAATTTGTTGATGTCAGTTGGTGCAATTCTAGACCCAAGGTGTAAGATGATGTTGATCAAATTTTGCTTTCCAAAAATCTACAAAGATGATGAagctaaagaaaatattaagttTGTTGaaagtaaaatgaaagaaatttatgcTATGTATGTCAATGAGCACAATGCAAACCTTGTGGAACATGATGTTCATAAAAGCTCTTCACATGGTGCTTCAAGTAGAAGTGTAATTTCTGAAAAGAGTGAAGGTGGTAGGGATTTGTTTGAGTCATTCCTTAGAACTACTGATTCAGTGCAGCAACCTATTAAATCAGACTTGGACACATACTTGGAAGAAGGTGTATTCATACCTGAGAAGGGTGTGGAATTTAATGCATTGGAATGGTGGAAAGCCAATACCTTGAAGTACCGTATTTTGTCTAAAGTGGCCAAAGATATCCTGTCAATCCCCATTACTACTGTGGCTTCAGAGTCTACTTTTAGTGCTGGGGGAAGGGTTATTGATCCCCATAGAGCTTCACTAGCACCTGAGACAGTGAAAAAATTACTATGTGGGGCTGATTGGGTGAGAGCAATGTATGGGCTAAAAAGAGGTGGTTCg GTGGAGGATACGGATGATGATGAGATGGTGGAGATTGATCTGCCAGATGGAAAATAA